The DNA window AAATGATCAAACAAAAGGAAGTTGAGGATCGAATCGGGCAAACACGAAGTCTGACTGACGACGGTTCCAAACGCGATCGTCTTGCtatcaaagacaaagacgacCGCCCGGCACGTCCAGATACATGGAATGCCAATCCCAAGAACAACTTGATGTTCAGGCCCGATGGTGTTGAGGATAGCGTTGTTAGCGTCTCTCAAAAGGCTGAGGAATCTTCAAAGATGGCGCCAAAATCGATTGTTTACGCAAACACCAGAATGCCTGAACCGCGCGTTATAGAACGGCCGCCATCTCCCACCATGTCTGCAATACGAGACGCCATCGCGGGCAGGCCCCGGAAGAGCGATCAAGACTCGAGTGTCAGTGGAGGAGAGACGCCAAGGGTGAATGGATACGCATTTgttgacgacgaggatgatgaggacgagctGATACTCCCAACACCTATCATAAACCTCGGTCCAGGAGATGACTCGCCAAACCCTTTCCGCTTACAGGACCAACGCGAAAGAGAGACTCTGCACGAGCGCATGGTGGACCGAATATCGCAATCAAAAAAGGAATCAACGAGGAACGGACTTACAGGGAGGGTAGATAAAACGCCAGTTCCCAAATTCCCGAGTAGCTCTCGTGTATCTGCTGGAGGTCTGACACCAGCAGCGCAGAGGTTGTGGAGCAAAATTGGCACACCTGGACGCGGATCAAGCGGGAGCTCATTTGGACAATCCAATAAGCCCATGACTCCTAGGGGGTCTCTTTTGAGATCAGTCAAGAGACCTGCCTCAACGTCAGGATCGAAGTGAAGACAATAATTGGCACATACTTTGCAGCATGGCGTAGgcgtttttttcttctttttttcttctttttttttgttattACGGTTTAACAGGAGCGCAGTCGTTCTAGGACAACTTTACGAAACGAGACGCTTTCTCCATCATAAATAGAAAGTTTATTTCTTCAAAATCTCAGTTTGTAATCATGGAGCTTATGACCTCTTTCTTTTATCTACCTCAGTTCTTGTCTAGTATGGTTAGTCCACGCTTGGGTAACCGGGCCGTTGCTCTAATgactctttttatataatactataccaattttttccttcttctttttggatATACTGAATTTCTGATATGATTTTACATCCTAGACAACTTCGTCAGTTGATGTGGCTACtgggtaacagaaaagttAGCCTCCTCGGTCtcagggtacaaaaataaacagcctaagatGTCTGGCCTAaatagcataagctgacctaatGATTTTGTCCCTTATCCTTCTaccggccaattcttctgacaccctgaggtGTGGTTAACCAATCCCCTTAGTTGCATGCCCCATCAATTAAGTCATGGACTTTTTTCTCCGAGCCTGGGAACCAGCAACCCACCTTGCGAAGCTGGCAGCCTACGCCAGTACGCCAGACACAATTAATCACCTCCATTCAATGCGCTTCTGGACCTTCGAGGCCGTATCGACTCGATGAGGTTCGTCGACTTCGCCATCGACCTCGCTGCAGTGCTTGGTGCCTCTCGTGGTATCGCAGCCAAGCATGTCGCTCTTCGAGGTCGCCAGATCGACACTTACAGCCGGACATCGAGCGTTGTTGCGGCGTTAAGAAAACGGAACGCTCAGAAAAGCCCACCAACAGCAGATGCGGCACACGGTGCTACGAGGCCGAATGACGATGTGATTCATGAGCAGGCCGCACAGGCTGCACGACACACGGAACCTATTATTGAGGCATCGGAAAATAGACAAAATATACAGCCGGAATTCACAAAAACCGACCGAGTTCCTTTTAACAGTTCAATCTCGAATCCCGGTCCAATCCCAAAGCAAAAGGTTACATCAGAGCCAGCCAAGGATGATGATTTAGATCTACCACCCGGAGTCGACGTCAATATCTTCCATACGGCACGAGGTTCCAAGGTTCTGGATTCTCTAAGGAAGCAGGGCAAACCTGGTACAGCGCCTGTGAGACCTGGGGTTGGAGGTCCTGTGAAAGAGCATCCCATGAGGAATTGGCCCCCTCGTCCACCACCAGAGTTGAGCTTCGATGCGCAACCCGAGAAGCCCCAGGAGCCGGTCACGAAGCATGTGGAACCTACGGAGCCCGTAAATCCCGTAGTAAAGGAGATCCCTATTACACAGGAGAAAGTTCAGGAAGAGAAACCTGTGGAAACGCCTGCGCCTGAGCCAGAAAAGGCCTCTCCGGTCGTTCCTGAAactgagaagaagatcgacGAAGATGTCATCCAAGCTGCAAAAGAGATTGCTGGAGATTCAGTAGCACCGTCAGACACCCCACATGCTCTGAGAGAGTCTAGTGTTCCCTCATCGCGCATTAGCCGAATATGGAACTACGGTGGTCTTGCTGCTGGTATGCTGGGAGGTGCCATGACTGAAGGTTTCAGCCGAGCCTTTGGCGGCGGTGGCCAGGGATCTGTTCTTTTGAGCGAGAGGAACATGGAGCGT is part of the Fusarium poae strain DAOMC 252244 chromosome 4, whole genome shotgun sequence genome and encodes:
- a CDS encoding hypothetical protein (BUSCO:29158at5125), whose translation is MESGSGTSNALVRKRTETETSLMPPPPPAKKIKRPKKVLDEDTYTETLSQIIARDFFPGLLQTETQQEYLDALESKDAAWISSAGRRLQHVMTPGRQNTLPPKSTNSFAPGDRTPSTYGGDTPASVISNVPEFQPRLKTNMSLSKFQDTYTSEDNESFYKLVDKQNQKKAEKYAWLWRGNKLPSKQMIKQKEVEDRIGQTRSLTDDGSKRDRLAIKDKDDRPARPDTWNANPKNNLMFRPDGVEDSVVSVSQKAEESSKMAPKSIVYANTRMPEPRVIERPPSPTMSAIRDAIAGRPRKSDQDSSVSGGETPRVNGYAFVDDEDDEDELILPTPIINLGPGDDSPNPFRLQDQRERETLHERMVDRISQSKKESTRNGLTGRVDKTPVPKFPSSSRVSAGGLTPAAQRLWSKIGTPGRGSSGSSFGQSNKPMTPRGSLLRSVKRPASTSGSK